The sequence below is a genomic window from Kitasatospora kifunensis.
GCACCAGGGCGAGAAACGCGCGCAGGGCCCCCGCGTGCAGCGAGGTGTAAGTGCGGTAGCCGTGCGGTGTGCGACCGGCGGCCGGAAGGACGCCGGCCTCCTCGTAGTTCCTGACCGCCTGCGTGGACAGACCGTGCCCGCGTGCCAGATCAACCGGCCTGAGCCGATCACCGGTTTGAAGGTTTCTCCCCATGTACCTGACGATATCGCGGGAAAGTTTCAACCGAAGGTTCAACGATAGCGTTGAAGGCATGGCTACTGACATCAAGGACGCCGCCCATGCCGTCGAGGCTGCCGCCGTCATGAGGCTGCTCCCGGCCCGGCCCCGGCTGCTCGCCCTGGGCGAGCCCACCCACGGCGAGGACACTCTGCTCGACCTGCGCAACGAGCTCTTCCGGCAGCTCGTCGAGCAGGAGGGCTACCGGACGATCGCGATCGAGAGCGACTGCATGATGGGCCTGGTCGTGGACGACCACGTCACCTCGGGCACGGGCACCCTCGACGAGGTCATGGAGCAGGGCATCAGCCACGGCTGGGGCACCTGCGCGGCCAACCGCGAGCTCGTGCGCTGGATGCGCGCCTACAACATCCGCGCCGACAACGACGGCCGGCCCGCATCCGAGCGGCTCCGCTTCGCCGGTTTCGACGGCCCGTTGGAGATCACCCACGCCGCGAGCCCCCGGCAGGCCCTCACCGCACTCCACGGCTACCTCGCGGCCCAGGTGGACGCGGACCTGCTCCCCTGCACCGGGGAAACGCTCGACCGCCTGCTCGGCGCCGACGACCGCTGGACCGATCCCGCCGCGATGACGGACCCGGCCCAGTCCGTGGGACAGTCGGCCGAAGCCGGCCAACTGCGCCTGCTCGCCGACGATCTGGTGGCGCTGCTCGACCAGCAGAGGCCGCACCTGCTCGCGACGACCCCGCAGGACGCCTGGGACCGAGCGCGCCTGTACGGGCGCACCGCGACCGGCCTGCTGCGCTACCACTACTGGATGGCCGACACCTCACCGGCCCGCATGACGCGGCTGTGCGCGCTGCGGGACTCGATGATGGCCCACAACCTCCTCGCCCTCGCCGAACGGGGCCCGGCACTCGTCCACGCCCACAACTCCCATCTCCAGCGGGAGAAGAGCACGATGCAGATGTGGCAGGGGCCGGTGCAGTGGTGGAGCGCCGGTGCGCTGGTGAGCGCCCAATTCGGCCAGGAGTACGCCTTCGTGGCCACGGCCCTCGGCACGATCCGGCACCGGGCAGTGGACACGCCGCCGCCGGACACCGTCGAAGGCCTCCTGTACGCGCTCCCGGAGGAGCGCTACGTCATCGACGCCCCGCGACTGGCCACCACCCTCGGCGACACGCTGCCCGCGCCCCGCGTATCCCCCTGGTTCGGCTACTCCCCGCTTGCCCCGGCCCACTTGGCGGACAGCGACGGCATCGTGTTCGTCAAGGACGTCCCGCGAAGCTAGGCCGGGCGGTTTCGGGTGATGGTCGGGATCAAGCGGCGACGCCGAGTTCCGTGCGCGTGCGGTGGAGGAACTCGGCGACGCGGGGCTCGCGGCGCCAGGGGGTGAGGGCGTTGTTGAACTCGCGGACGTAGTCCAGGGCCCGGCTGGACTGGACGCGGGCGAGGACGTCGACGGCCTGGTGGCCCAGCGCGAGGCCCTGATCGAGGTCGCGGCCCTGGAGGTGGGCGGTCGCCACGATCGCCAGCCGCATCCCTACCGAGCGGGTGAACACCCCGGGCGGCATGGCGGCGGCCTGCGCGTTCCAGGTCAGCGCGGCCTTGGGGTTCTTGAGGTCGCGGAAGATCTCGGCGGCGTCGGCGGACAGTCGGGCGTGGTGGTAGAAGTCGATCCAGGCCGGCTCCTCGGCGCCGTCGCGGGCCTGGCCGAGCAGAGTCTCGGAGGCGGACAGTGCGGCGGAGGCGGCCTTGGCGTCGTTGTCGCGCGCGTGAGCCCGGGCCACGTGACCGGCCCGGCGGGTCTCAGTGACACCTTCCTGCCCAAGGGCGCCGAGTTCCCCAGCCCGCACGCCCAGGGCTACACCAACCAGACCCCGAACGGCCAGCAGGCCATCTCCACGAACTGGGAACCCAGTTGGGGTTGGGCGGCCGGTGCTGAGATCTCGACGCTGGACAACCTGCACACGTGGGCCTTCGACGTCGCCACCGGTACCCTGCTCGGCAAGGCCGTCCAGGCGCAGCGGACCGACTTCGTCAACACCGGCGTCGCGACTCCGGGCAACATCTACAACCTCCCACCGGCCGGCTGATCCCGTGAGCGGTGTGCTGGCGATGCCGTGATCTGGTGATCTGGTGATCGACCGTCGGCGGGCGCTGGGAGACCATGGGTAGCCGCCCCGTCCCAGCTGCGGACAGGGCGGCTACCGGGGCAACCCAGGGGCGCGGGCTAGACGGCGGTGCGCCCGGCGTCCACCGCCAGGTTGGCGCCGGTGATGTAGCCGGCACGGTCGGTGGCCAGGAAGAGGATGGCCTCGGCGATCTCGCGGGGCGCGGCGAGGCGACCGAGCAAGGTGGTGTCGGCGAACTGCTGGGCCGCGTCCTCCCCGACGGTGGTGAGGATCGTGTCGGTGCGGGTGGGGCCGGGGGAGACGGTGTTCACCCGGACGCCTGCCGGGCTGAACTCGGCGGCCCAGGAGCGGGTCAGTGATTCGAGTGCCGCCTTGGAGGCACTGTAGACGGACAGGCCGGGAATGCCGATGCTGGCTGCCATGGTGCTCACGTTGATGATGCTGCCGGAGCCCCTGGCGACCATGCCGGGTGCCAGGGCGGCGGTCAGGAAGTACGGGGCCCGGATGTTGGCCGCGAGCACCGCGTCGAAGGTCT
It includes:
- a CDS encoding erythromycin esterase family protein, which produces MATDIKDAAHAVEAAAVMRLLPARPRLLALGEPTHGEDTLLDLRNELFRQLVEQEGYRTIAIESDCMMGLVVDDHVTSGTGTLDEVMEQGISHGWGTCAANRELVRWMRAYNIRADNDGRPASERLRFAGFDGPLEITHAASPRQALTALHGYLAAQVDADLLPCTGETLDRLLGADDRWTDPAAMTDPAQSVGQSAEAGQLRLLADDLVALLDQQRPHLLATTPQDAWDRARLYGRTATGLLRYHYWMADTSPARMTRLCALRDSMMAHNLLALAERGPALVHAHNSHLQREKSTMQMWQGPVQWWSAGALVSAQFGQEYAFVATALGTIRHRAVDTPPPDTVEGLLYALPEERYVIDAPRLATTLGDTLPAPRVSPWFGYSPLAPAHLADSDGIVFVKDVPRS
- a CDS encoding SDR family NAD(P)-dependent oxidoreductase, with amino-acid sequence MELTRELTGKTALVTGSTGGIGAETAKLLAAAGAEVVVSGRNAERGAATVQAITDSGGTARFIAAELTDLASLRQLADAAGEVDILVNNAGVFPGAPTVEQDVETFDAVLAANIRAPYFLTAALAPGMVARGSGSIINVSTMAASIGIPGLSVYSASKAALESLTRSWAAEFSPAGVRVNTVSPGPTRTDTILTTVGEDAAQQFADTTLLGRLAAPREIAEAILFLATDRAGYITGANLAVDAGRTAV